The sequence below is a genomic window from Bactrocera neohumeralis isolate Rockhampton chromosome 4, APGP_CSIRO_Bneo_wtdbg2-racon-allhic-juicebox.fasta_v2, whole genome shotgun sequence.
CGGATCAATTCTGGTATCACATAATCAGCTGTTGTGGGAAACTCTGTTCGATTTATACTAtgttcgcacgaaaacttgtgttttcgtccatgtaaaatctgtcaaacgaaaacacagttttcgcttaaaactacttgaaaacttacattccactcattataatcggtgcctgttctagtttaatcgatgtatttggaagacatattttgccggccctaaattgtcacttgatatttgtttacattccatatacaaaaacagctgtcgcttgatattctcatattggggggattctcttgctcttgcaaaaccttgtacggtgcagaaattgcagaattttccccttggtgcaacggcacaacaacaaacccaCGCAGAAAagtatttgcaatggctataaatatgtcaaaccaaaacccacgtttattttcgtgccgtcatacatcactagattctgcaatgagtgctctcttggccttgcatatttcggtataggattctTGCATTTtctgtcatcgtgcaatcttgcaagagcaagagaatgccgctattgatagttgtcagtgaaaactcatcgaaaacacacattgtcggtcggAACGACTTaaattccacaacatacaaatgtgttttcaaaatgttttcaatgtccgTCCGAGCATAGTATTACAATTCAAGTTGATGCAGAAAAGTCGCGACAAATAAATTTCTCGTAGCATATACAGTGTGCATTACTGTGTATTCAAACTGCATGGCTTGAAGAATTGATCAGCTACAGATAAGTATTTAAAGAATTTAtcgactttaaaaattttatatgttatTATACATCCCTATCGATTGGTGCAAGTTTTTTGACAATGGCatggttttttaataaatatgccaAGAATTTTGCTGTTATTGGGATAACTATTTGTATATTGGAATACATTGGGATTTTCAAACATTATCACGAGTTAGAATATGAGCGATATTTTGATTACCCAACTGGTCTACCCAGTGATTATAATTATTCATATATCCATAATCCTTCCGAAAAATGCAGAATACCACCCAAATTATTGATAATTGTAAAGTCTGCTGCTGAAAATGTTTATCGTCGTAATATTATTCGTCGCACTTGGGGTTATGAACACCGTTTCTCTGATGTGGAAATAAGATGCGTGTTTTTACTTGGAATTggtaaaactgaaaaaaccaatattatttcaaaaaatgagtCTTCGAAATTTAATGATATTATTCAGATTGATTTCATTGATGCTTATTTTAACAATaccataaaaacatatatggGAATGAAATGGGCTCTTAGCTATTGCAATAgtgagtttttcttttttgtggatGATGACTATTATgtgtcaacaaaaaatttgttaaaatacgTTTCCAATCCTGGCTTGTATCCGAAAGCTGTTCCAAACAGTCATATCacagaaaatgagaaaaatgaacTATTTTCTGGCTTTGTAATGCAAACACCACCTCATAGACATAGATTCAGTAAGTGGTATGTATCTCTAAAAGAATATCCGTTTGATTTGTGGCCTCCCTATGTAACTGCAGGTGCTTTTGTCCTAAATCGAAATACTCTATTTAAGTTGTTTAGTGCTAGTAGCCACATGAAAAAATTTAGGTTTGATGATATTTTCTTAGGTATAGCAGCACTAAAAGCTAATTTAACTCTTAAACACTGTGAaatgttttatttcaataagCCAAAATACGAAGGACCTGCAAGCTTCCAAAACATTGTTGCATCACATGGATTTGAAAATAGCAAGGAATTGGAAACCACATGGAATGAATGTCGATCAGCTGGTTTTGCATGACCTATATGCAAaccttaaatataaatatgttgcaATAGTGTTTTTATCTGTATATAATGGAgtagttatttttatatcattttcgagatttgcaaataaaaatattaattaccaTACAATGGCTTTAATACATATCTTGTTCATTATACgaagtattagttaaggaatcAAAGCAATTAGTccatgcaaattaaaaaatataatttacaaataagtatattaaaattataaaatatgtataaacaaattttcaatagaaaaatgCGAATATTTAGATGGAATTTTATAGTATACCGCCAAAATATCCAAATGTTCAAATAAGATTTAATGTTGTATGCGACACACTAGTTAATTTCGATAAATGAAAACAGTAGAACAAAACAGTGTATTCCATGCCATAAATCTCTGTTTCTGCCTGTTAATTCTCCTTGATTCCTATCCTACGTATAGATAGATTCTAAATAAcgaaacaaatattcaaaatgtttataaatgttatattttttaaatgctcaTCTTCATTGTGGTTATtgcatttcaaattaataatttattacattaataTTATAACACAAACTTTGGgcgaatgtttatttttttagtgttatatattttttaattctcttttaaaatatttatacttagtTGCGCTATGacaatatttcttataaatgtttttctttGTCGGAGAATTAACGTTCCCggtatttaaacatatttacaatcaTCACTAATCCGACACCACTTTACTTTTGATACATAACTATATGtataacaatataaaattaaaaatgaaagcgTATATATCTAATACCAGCGAatgtatttttatgcaaattaacaTTATATTATAAGTgggataaataaacaaaacgtTTGAAATCGTTAATCACCTTTCAAACGTTTGGCAAATTCTACTTGCTGCAATTCCCTCCATTCCTTCTTTGGTTTCATTCTTTTTAATTGCCCATCCCAAACTAAATCTACTAGTCCGCCTTGTTTAGCTATAACACTTTTGACACGATTTGCAAAATCTATAGCCGACTCGCCTTCTTGTCTGTACATAGGTGGCAAGTACCAAACATCACAAACGATTGCCCAAGATGTCAtcatcatatataaatattgcatCATCGAGTACTTTGAGCTATTCCAAAAGGCATCTCCAAAACGTGGATCGTATCTACAAGtggtaattaatataaaatatttttttaaatatgtgacATTCAAAAACCTGGTTAAATTAATATCAATTTAAACACTTACTTAATTGCTACGGGATAAATAACTCCCCCCACTTCGAAACTTCCCTTCTTGAACTGCATAACTGATGTGTTATTAATACAAGTGCCCTCTGGGAATATCAAAATAGGAGGATTATTTGGGTTTGATACATGTTGTTTAAGACGCTCAGCCACTGCATGACGATCCCTGGCTTCTCCCCTTTCAAACCAAATATGAGGTGATGCCCTTGCTAATGCTCGTTGCAGCAAACCCAAAAACCCACCGTGTCGTTGGCCAATCTTGAAAAAacgtaataatttaataattttgagtttttaaaagaTTAGAACAAGACAGAGGGAACAGGTAGTAGAACAAAAAACACAACTCAAATGAATTTGtatcttcaacaaaattaatcAGCCGTTCTGTGCTACTAACAACATGGGGAATGAAAGTTGCAAGTCTTTAATTAGCAAagataaagcataaaaataaacaaatcgcTCAGcgacatacatatagtatacatatattatatatttcttatataattATACTATGACAACTTGTTGCGCAATATTGCTTTATAAATGACAAGGTatctatatttaaatataaaagaaatatttacaaaatataatttacaatgTTATATAACATttagtgaaaacaaaaaaaaaataataatataaaataatcttAGATAAAAGTTGCATTttagtgtatatgtacatatactcatGTATATCAGCGATTTTCAGAGCGGCTACTTTTagaatctacatacatacatacatacatatatattttataaatttcgattttatttttcggTAACAAAAAGTATAACTAATAAGGGTGAAGTTACAAATGCATAGTACAGACTTGTAAGTTTTGAAAACAGAACAGGAACAAATGTTTGAACGATAATCAACTGACAAATACTTTTATGCACATTGTATATATAAGTACGTGTAGTTCCCATTTATTAATTTCGTTAACTAAAGaacttttttatgaataataattttatggCTATTTTTGTGAGAAACATCTGCACTTtgccattaaataaataatatagtatGATTAAGTCTAATTACATACAAAGGTATAAATGTTATTTGATAAGAATTCAGCCCATTTGACACCCAATGTTGGGTCTTAACCTTGAAgattaataagaaatatattGAACACTTACCAGAGAATAGGTTTTATCACACATAAGTACTAACACATCAATTGGGCTGGTATGATTTGCCACACAAATCCCATTTGTGGGTCGGTTTTCCACATTATGATAGTAAATAACGGCTGAAATTGCGCTGGACAGTACCGAAAAGCAATGACCAAGCACTTGATCTACCATTCGTCGTTTATATTCACCATCTTTAATATATCCAACTATCGCCGTACAAACAGTCAACCAAACTACCTAATGAATTGCACAGAACACAAAAGCCATTTACATTAAAACGTACACAAGCAATTGACGGAACAATTTGacataatgtaaaatatatatgaataataaGAAATTGTGAACACCTGAATTATGacaaatatacaacaaattGTTGATGATTGTCTACTCTTAAAACATATAAACCAGCTGGAATAAATGAGTTTTCTCACCAAAGAGAAAGTACAATCAGTTGAAAGGATAGCGACGTCCAAGGGAGATGTGTGGTTCGCTACACAAAAACCAGAACCTTTTGGTTTGTATTCTGTATTGTGGAATGTAATTACTGCTGATAAAGATCTAGTCATTATGcggaaagtaattttaaaagataaatCTGCACAAGGATGTCGGAGAAATTCGAAGGGGATCATCGCAACTAGACTGTTAGCAACAACTGCAACATACACCTAAAGATATAGcatattttaagttaaagttaatataaaaactatatatacTATTCATAATAACCACTGCTATAACATCGACAATTTtatcagatttttttctgtGATTTTATTTTGCCACTGTTGCATGAAGCATTCAAGAAATAGTTTTAGGAATTCCTGAGGTGTCAGTCCGTTATgatattgtatttattgttcattatgatatcaaaaacttaattaattgtATTCCATATGTTCATCTTTTATTTAGTCACGGCATCGATACCGTTGTTTAATATCAGTGAACGAACCCTACGAATTCTATAATACTATATAGTAATAACTTTAAACTATTTGGGTTTTAATGATTTCGCATGTATTGATATTTgacttttattatttgtaattttgtttagtCAAATAATATAAGAAACCTACTGACATTTTGCAAAAACGTTGATTCTAAAAGACTTTTGCCATCACATTTTTGTTCAGTCGAATTTTTAGCAATTATACCCATAATTTCAAATGACTTCaagaataaaatacatataataaatatcaaaagTCAATTAACCTAGTAGCAGTGTTGAACATTTTCGCATATGCGTATATTAAAGTATTCAACATTAACgccagtttttaatattttgaagggCCTTAGCATAAAAAGCAATTGGTAATAGAAGGGTgataggaaaaaataaaataagctatttcaaaaaattaaaagtaaacatatgaaaatttagttaatatatgaaaattctGTGTAAAAACTAAGTATCGAATTTCGAGGTCTGCTTAGGCAAACTTGAGGTTTTTTTAGAAGATGtctttatgataaaaaaaaattaaaccataTTTCATTAGgataaaatttaaaggaaatataGTTGTGTTGATATTTTAAGATATTCTTCAtggataaaaatttgaaaatc
It includes:
- the LOC126757588 gene encoding glycerol-3-phosphate acyltransferase 4 isoform X1; this encodes MFWAALFDFFCIPFIVFISFMIILSAVNKSVGVRRAYVKLLLKIFEFGRLSIESAAKERQKLVGDTIFNNSQERKLDEINLSFCKKTGRTIPTTNGNTLISRDSVLLPTSNEPAASDIESPPKDEEMRFNLEKCLDYIKAGVESIIEDEVTSRFEAEELKSWNLLTRTNRHYEFISWKITLIWMTGFAVRYFILMPLRVFVCFVGVYVAVVANSLVAMIPFEFLRHPCADLSFKITFRIMTRSLSAVITFHNTEYKPKGSGFCVANHTSPLDVAILSTDCTFSLVVWLTVCTAIVGYIKDGEYKRRMVDQVLGHCFSVLSSAISAVIYYHNVENRPTNGICVANHTSPIDVLVLMCDKTYSLIGQRHGGFLGLLQRALARASPHIWFERGEARDRHAVAERLKQHVSNPNNPPILIFPEGTCINNTSVMQFKKGSFEVGGVIYPVAIKYDPRFGDAFWNSSKYSMMQYLYMMMTSWAIVCDVWYLPPMYRQEGESAIDFANRVKSVIAKQGGLVDLVWDGQLKRMKPKKEWRELQQVEFAKRLKGD
- the LOC126757588 gene encoding glycerol-3-phosphate acyltransferase 3 isoform X2: MFWAALFDFFCIPFIVFISFMIILSAVNKSVGVRRAYVKLLLKIFEFGRLSIESAAKERQKLVGDTIFNNSQERKLDEINLSFCKKTGRTIPTTNGNTLISRDSVLLPTSNEPAASDIESPPKDEEMRFNLEKCLDYIKAGVESIIEDEVTSRFEAEELKSWNLLTRTNRHYEFISWKITLIWMTGFAVRYFILMPLRVFVCFVGVYVAVVANSLVAMIPFEFLRHPCADLSFKITFRIMTRSLSAVITFHNTEYKPKGSGFCVANHTSPLDVAILSTDCTFSLIGQRHGGFLGLLQRALARASPHIWFERGEARDRHAVAERLKQHVSNPNNPPILIFPEGTCINNTSVMQFKKGSFEVGGVIYPVAIKYDPRFGDAFWNSSKYSMMQYLYMMMTSWAIVCDVWYLPPMYRQEGESAIDFANRVKSVIAKQGGLVDLVWDGQLKRMKPKKEWRELQQVEFAKRLKGD
- the LOC126757588 gene encoding glycerol-3-phosphate acyltransferase 3-like isoform X3 — encoded protein: MFWAALFDFFCIPFIVFISFMIILSAVNKSVGVRRAYVKLLLKIFEFGRLSIESAAKERQKLVGDTIFNNSQERKLDEINLSFCKKTGRTIPTTNGNTLISRDSVLLPTSNEPAASDIESPPKDEEMRFNLEKCLDYIKAGVESIIEDEVTSRFEAEELKSWNLLTRTNRHYEFISWKITLIWMTGFAVRYFILMPLRVFVCFVGVVWLTVCTAIVGYIKDGEYKRRMVDQVLGHCFSVLSSAISAVIYYHNVENRPTNGICVANHTSPIDVLVLMCDKTYSLIGQRHGGFLGLLQRALARASPHIWFERGEARDRHAVAERLKQHVSNPNNPPILIFPEGTCINNTSVMQFKKGSFEVGGVIYPVAIKYDPRFGDAFWNSSKYSMMQYLYMMMTSWAIVCDVWYLPPMYRQEGESAIDFANRVKSVIAKQGGLVDLVWDGQLKRMKPKKEWRELQQVEFAKRLKGD
- the LOC126757589 gene encoding beta-1,3-galactosyltransferase brn, whose translation is MAWFFNKYAKNFAVIGITICILEYIGIFKHYHELEYERYFDYPTGLPSDYNYSYIHNPSEKCRIPPKLLIIVKSAAENVYRRNIIRRTWGYEHRFSDVEIRCVFLLGIGKTEKTNIISKNESSKFNDIIQIDFIDAYFNNTIKTYMGMKWALSYCNSEFFFFVDDDYYVSTKNLLKYVSNPGLYPKAVPNSHITENEKNELFSGFVMQTPPHRHRFSKWYVSLKEYPFDLWPPYVTAGAFVLNRNTLFKLFSASSHMKKFRFDDIFLGIAALKANLTLKHCEMFYFNKPKYEGPASFQNIVASHGFENSKELETTWNECRSAGFA